In Polyodon spathula isolate WHYD16114869_AA unplaced genomic scaffold, ASM1765450v1 scaffolds_1285, whole genome shotgun sequence, one DNA window encodes the following:
- the LOC121309467 gene encoding TLC domain-containing protein 5-like, whose translation MCRSGPIRDSAATTEDHIEEMTSLILQVACSLIGWISLYASLCGLNGRRGYEWNCRLVTLFHGVLIVCLSAYVGFIDGPWPFTDPGDSVKRHLAQTLGT comes from the exons ATGTGCCGGAGCGGGCCGATTCGTGATTCAGCTGCAACCACGGAGGATCACAT CGAGGAGATGACATCGTTGATTCTGCAGGTTGCCTGCAGCCTGATTGGGTGGATCTCGTTGTACGCCTCGCTCTGCGGTCTGAACGGTCGCCGTGGTTACGAGTGGAACTGCCGCCTGGTGACGCTGTTTCACGGGGTTCTGATCGTATGTCTGTCTGCCTACGTGGGATTCATTGATGGCCCGTGGCCCTTCACAGACCCAGGTGATTCAGTAAAGAGGCATTTAGCCCAAACCTTGGGTACTTAA